The following proteins are encoded in a genomic region of Poecilia reticulata strain Guanapo unplaced genomic scaffold, Guppy_female_1.0+MT scaffold_786, whole genome shotgun sequence:
- the LOC103461218 gene encoding transcription factor Sox-17-alpha, with translation MSSPDAGYASDDQTQARCAMSVMMPGMGHCQWADPLSPLGDSKVKNEPCAPGGGGSGGQGRGKSEPRIRRPMNAFMVWAKDERKRLAQQNPDLHNAELSKMLGKSWKALPVTEKQPFVEEAERLRVQHMQDHPNYKYRPRRRKQVKRIKRLDSGYLVHGVPEHQAPSMPGDGRVCMDSLGLGYHEHGFQVPPQPLSHYRDAQVLGGPSYEPYSLPTPDTSPLDAVESDSMFFPPHSQEDCHMMPAYPYHSQVADFQPHEPLSGHHSSPSIMHRHPGSAPEQPPPSYMSCPNPLAMYYTQHCSPGHPKRHPGGVGQLSPPPDSHSHSADSMEQMHHSELLGEVDRSEFEQYLSSSSSARTDMSGLPYGPHEGGMQGPENLISSVLSDASTAVYYCSYSSS, from the exons ATGAGTAGTCCCGATGCGGGTTACGCCAGCGACGATCAGACCCAGGCAAGGTGCGCGATGTCAGTCATGATGCCTGGAATGGGACACTGCCAGTGGGCCGACCCGCTCAGTCCTCTCGGGGACAGCAAGGTGAAAAACGAGCCGTGCGCGCCAGGCGGCGGCGGCTCCGGCGGTCAGGGACGCGGCAAGAGCGAGCCGCGGATCCGGCGACCCATGAACGCGTTCATGGTCTGGGCGAAGGATGAGCGCAAGAGGCTGGCGCAGCAGAACCCGGACCTGCACAACGCGGAGCTCAGCAAAATGTTAG GGAAATCCTGGAAAGCCCTTCCCGTCACAGAAAAGCAGCCCTTCGTGGAGGAGGCCGAGCGGCTGCGGGTCCAGCACATGCAGGACCACCCCAACTACAAGTACCGGCCCCGGCGGCGGAAGCAGGTGAAGCGGATCAAGAGGCTGGACTCTGGATATCTGGTCCACGGTGTTCCCGAGCACCAGGCCCCGTCCATGCCTGGGGACGGCAGGGTATGCATGGACAGCCTGGGTCTGGGCTACCATGAACACGGCTTCCAGGTTCCCCCGCAGCCGCTCAGCCACTATCGGGACGCTCAGGTGCTCGGGGGACCCTCTTACGAACCTTACAGCCTTCCCACTCCTGACACCTCTCCTCTGGACGCCGTAGAGTCAGACTCCATGTTCTTCCCTCCACATTCACAGGAGGACTGCCACATGATGCCGGCGTACCCTTACCACTCTCAGGTGGCAGACTTTCAACCTCACGAACCGCTCTCCGGCCACCACAGCAGCCCAAGCATCATGCACCGCCATCCGGGCTCGGCTCCAGAGCAGCCCCCTCCGTCCTACATGAGCTGCCCCAATCCTTTGGCCATGTACTACACCCAGCACTGCAGCCCCGGCCACCCCAAGCGGCACCCCGGCGGGGTAGGGCAGCTCTCCCCTCCCCCTGATTCCCACTCTCACTCGGCGGACAGCATGGAGCAGATGCACCACTCAGAGCTGCTGGGCGAGGTGGACCGCAGCGAGTTTGAGCAGTACTTGAGCTCGTCCTCATCGGCCCGCACGGACATGTCGGGCCTGCCTTACGGGCCGCACGAGGGCGGCATGCAGGGACCCGAGAACCTCATTTCATCCGTGCTGTCGGACGCCAGCACGGCCGTCTATTACTGCAGCTACAGCAGCTCCTAA